In a single window of the Cucurbita pepo subsp. pepo cultivar mu-cu-16 chromosome LG18, ASM280686v2, whole genome shotgun sequence genome:
- the LOC111780593 gene encoding villin-4-like isoform X2, which translates to MAVSMRNLDQAFQGAGQKAGVEVWRIENSRPVLVPKSSHGKFFMGDSYIVLETSSLKNGTLRHDIHYWLGKDTTQDEAGTAAIKTVELDAALGGRAVQYREVQGYETEKFLSYFKPCIIPQEGGVSSGFKHAKAEAHRTRLYVCKGKRVVHVKEVPFARSSLNHDSIFILDTKSKIFQFNGSNSSIQERAKALEVVQFIKDTYHDGKCEIAAVEDGRMMADAETGEFWSLFGGFAPLPRKVAGGGDKMVGSHPTKLLCVKKGDPEPVEADSLTRALLASNKCYILDSGTEVFIWMGRNTSIEERKNSSRAAELVSGPDRPQSHIMRVTEGFEPIVFQAKFDSWPRAAAVAVSEDGRGKVAALLKRQGFNVKGLLKAEPVREEPRPYIDCTGNLQVWRVSGQEKLLLPVSDQSKFYSGDCYIFQYSYSGEDKEEYLVGTWFGKQSVEGERASALSLASQMVEALKFLPVQACIYEGYEPVQFYSIFQRFIVFKGGLSDGYKNYIAENGISDVTNSRNSIALFRVQGSGPENMQAIQVEAVGSSLNSSYCYILYRGSTVFTWFGSLTTTDHQELVERFLDMIKPNCQSKPHKEGAESELFWGLLGGKTEYPSQKIAMVVESDPHLFSCTYSKEILKVDEIYNFGQDDLMAEDIDILSCHSQIFVWVGQQVDPKTKLHALKIGEKFLEIDFFHEKLSRETPIYIVMEGSEPPFFTRFFSWDSAKSDMHGNSFQRKLALVKNDGAAAINKPKRRAPVMYGGRSSSVPEKAQRSRSVSFSPDRVRVRGRSPAFNALAANFENPSARNLSTPPPMVRRLYPKSVTTESSRLASKNAAIAALSASFEQPPPAREAIIPRSFKGTLGVSKPIPELDKKETSMSNRIESLTIVEDAKEGEVEDEEGLTIHPYESLTTTSSSPASDIDVTKRETYLSMTEFKEKFGMTKDAFYKLPKWKQNKLKMALHLF; encoded by the exons ATGGCGGTCTCTATGAGAAATTTAGACCAAGCTTTTCAAGGTGCTGGCCAGAAAGC TGGGGTTGAAGTATGGCGCATCGAGAATTCTCGCCCTGTTCTTGTACCAAAATCATCTCACGGAAAATTTTTCATGGGAGATTCCTATATAGTCCTCGAG ACCTCATCCTTAAAAAATGGTACTTTGCGGCATGATATTCATTATTGGCTTGGTAAGGATACCACTCAG GATGAAGCTGGTACTGCAGCCATCAAAACCGTTGAATTGGATGCAGCCCTTGGAGGACGTGCTGTCCAGTACCGTGAAGTGCAAGGTTACGAGACAGAGAAGTTCTTATCATATTTCAAACCCTGCATTATACCACAAGAAGGCGGAGTTTCCTCTGGCTTCAAACATGCCAAGGCTGAAGCACACCGCACTCGGTTGTATGTTTGCAAAGGAAAACGAGTTGTTCATGTTAAAGAG GTTCCTTTTGCTCGATCTTCACTTAACCATGATAGTATTTTCATTCTTGATACCAAGTCTAAAATATTCCAATTCAATGGATCCAACTCATCCATTCAAGAGAGAGCCAAAGCATTGGAAGTAGTTCAATTCATTAAAGATACATATCATGACGGAAAATGTGAGATAGCCGCCGTTG AGGATGGCAGAATGATGGCAGACGCTGAAACAGGGGAATTTTGGAGTTTATTTGGTGGTTTTGCTCCACTTCCAAGAAAAGTAGCCGGTGGAGGTGATAAAATGGTCGGTTCACATCCAACAAAACTACTATG TGTTAAGAAGGGCGACCCCGAACCTGTTGAGGCTGATTCTTTAACTAGGGCGCTGTTAGCTTCAAATAAATGTTACATTCTTGACAGCGGGACAGAAGTTTTTATATGGATGGGAAGAAATACCTCtattgaagaaaggaaaaattccAGCAGAGCTGCAGAA CTAGTTAGCGGTCCTGATCGTCCACAATCGCACATAATGCGGGTGACTGAAGGCTTTGAACCTATTGTGTTCCAAGCCAAGTTTGATTCGTGGCCTCGAGCAGCTGCTGTAGCTGTGTCAGAGGATGGTAGAGGCAAGGTTGCTG CACTTTTGAAACGCCAAGGATTTAATGTGAAGGGTCTTTTGAAAGCTGAACCTGTAAGAGAGGAACCTCGGCCTTACATTGATTGTACAGGAAATCTACAG GTGTGGCGTGTCAGTGGCCAGGAAAAGCTTCTACTTCCTGTCTCTgatcaatcaaaattttacaGTGGAGATTGCTATATTTTCCAATATTCTTACTCGGGAGAAGACAAGGAAGAATATCTGGTTGGAACATGGTTTGGTAAACAAAGTGTTGAG GGAGAAAGAGCTTCTGCTTTATCGCTGGCCAGCCAGATGGTGGAAGCACTGAAGTTCTTGCCTGTCCAG GCTTGTATTTATGAAGGATATGAACCAGTCCAGttctattcaatttttcagagatttattgtttttaag GGTGGGTTGAGTGATGGATACAAGAATTACATTGCAGAAAATGGCATTTCAGACGTGACAAATTCGAGAAACAGTATTGCATTGTTTCGAGTTCAGGGCTCTGGCCCTGAGAATATGCAAGCAATTCAAGTTGAAGCA GTTGGATCCTCTTTGAATTCCTCTTATTGTTACATTTTGTATAGAGGGTCCACTGTTTTTACTTGGTTTGGAAGCCTTACCACCACTGATCACCAGGAGCTTGTTGAAAGATTTCTGGATATGATCAAG CCAAACTGTCAATCCAAGCCGCACAAGGAAGGCGCAGAGTCTGAACTATTTTGGGGTTTGTTGGGAGGAAAAACGGAATACCCAAGTCAGAAAATTGCAATGGTTGTTGAGAGCGATCCACACTTGTTTTCTTGCACTTATTCAAAAG AAATTTTGAAG GTTGATGAGATATACAACTTTGGGCAAGATGATTTGATGGCAGAAGATATTGACATTCTTAGTTGTCACTCTCAGATCTTTGTTTGGGTTGGGCAACAGGTTGACCCCAAGACTAAACTGCATGCTTTAAAAATTGGGGAG AAATTTCTtgagattgatttttttcatgaaaaattATCACGCGAAACTCCGATATATATCGTCATGGAAGGAAGTGAACCGCCTTTCTTCACACGTTTCTTCTCATGGGATTCTGCAAAATCTGAC ATGCACGGAAATTCGTTTCAGAGAAAGCTTGCATTAGTTAAAAATGATGGTGCTGCTGCTATAAAT AAACCGAAGCGGAGAGCTCCTGTAATGTATGGAGGGAGGTCGAGTAGTGTGCCAGAGAAAGCACAGCGGTCGAGGAGTGTGTCGTTTAGTCCCGATCGAGTTCGTGTGAGAGGAAGGTCACCTGCTTTCAATGCATTAGCTGCAAACTTTGAGAACCCAAGTGCTAGAAATCTTTCTACTCCTCCTCCAATGGTTAGAAGGCTGTACCCCAAATCTGTTACTACTGAGTCATCAAGGCTGGCTTCTAAAAATGCAGCCATAGCAGCACTTAGTGCAAGTTTCGAACAGCCACCGCCCGCTCGAGAAGCTATTATACCTCGCTCTTTCAAGG GGACGCTAGGTGTCTCCAAGCCTATCCCAGAGTTGGACAAGAAGGAGACCTCCATGAGCAACAGAATAGAATCTCTTACTATAGTGGAAGATGCAAAGGAGGGCGAAGTTGAAGACGAGGAAGGTCTCACAATACATCCATACGAATCCCTTACAACGACATCGAGTTCTCCAGCTTCAGACATCGACGTGACGAAGCGAGAG ACATATCTATCAATGACGGAGTTCAAGGAGAAATTTGGAATGACAAAGGATGCTTTCTATAAGCTACCTAAATGGAAgcagaacaaacttaaaatggCCTTGCATCTGTTCTAG
- the LOC111780595 gene encoding mitochondrial outer membrane import complex protein METAXIN-like, giving the protein MEQMSGRGEEGLTLIVRKPCFNLPTGCPDCLPVYIYLKLANLHFHLDFNLIYPESDIIPYVETGNYVAYNNERGGVIECLRQDGILDLDTEFLSVPEWVSAKSMVSSWLADAVMYELWLGTDGGSAQKVYYSDLPWPIGKVLYFKKVHFVKLQLGINKENAERREEQIYRNANLAYGALSTRLGDQNFLFENRPSSLDALVLGHLLFTLQVLPETSVLRSKLLEHSNLVRYAEKYMTELIEVGTSSLPSSSSARSSSGASSSAPRRGPYNWSSKPKSKQKKEKTKEEKTFKRRGKYFVGAQVVAVLLFLTLMGRGDDAEVELDDDEGYDYSE; this is encoded by the exons ATGGAGCAAATGAGTGGAAGGGGAGAAGAAGGGTTGACTTTGATTGTGAGGAAACCGTGTTTCAATTTGCCCACTGGATGCCCAGATTGCTTGCCGGTTTACATCTATCTAAAATTGGCCAATCTCCATTTCCACTTGGATTTCAATCTCATCTACCCCGAGTCTG ATATAATTCCTTATGTTGAAACTGGTAACTATGTGGCGTACAATAACGAGAGGGGTGGGGTCATTGAGTGTTTAAGACAGGATGGTATTCTTGATCTCGACACCGAGTTTCTCTCGGTTCCGGAATGGGTATCTGCAAAATCTATGGTTAGTTCGTGGCTTGCAGATGCAGTCATGTACGAGCTTTGGTTGGGAACTGATGGTGGTTCTGCTCAAAAGGTCTATTATTCTGATCTTCCCTGGCCGATTGGAAAGGTTCTGTATTTTAAGAAAGTACACTTTGTGAAGCTTCAACTTGGGATCAACAAAGAAAATGCTGAACGAAGAGAAGAACAG ATTTATAGAAATGCAAATCTTGCTTATGGAGCTTTGTCAACTAGATTAGGAGAccagaattttttatttgagaaCAG GCCTTCAAGTTTAGATGCACTTGTTCTAGGGCATCTACTATTCACTCTTCAAGTACTACCG GAAACGTCAGTGCTTCGCAGTAAGCTTTTAGAGCATAGTAACCTCGTACGATATGCTGAAAAATATATGACAGAGTTGATAGAAGTTGGTACTTCATCGTTaccatcatcttcttctgcGCGTTCCAGTTCAGGGGCTTCGTCATCAGCACCAAGAAGGGGTCCTTATAACTGGA GCTCAAAGCCGAAGAGcaagcaaaagaaagaaaagacgAAAGAGGAGAAAACATTCAAAAGGAGAGGCAAGTATTTTGTAGGCGCACAGGTGGTGGCAGTTCTACTGTTTCTAACCCTCATGGGCAGGGGTGATGATGCTGAAGTGGAGCTGGATGACGATGAAGGGTATGATTATAGTGAATGA
- the LOC111780593 gene encoding villin-4-like isoform X3, translating to MAVSMRNLDQAFQGAGQKAGVEVWRIENSRPVLVPKSSHGKFFMGDSYIVLETSSLKNGTLRHDIHYWLGKDTTQDEAGTAAIKTVELDAALGGRAVQYREVQGYETEKFLSYFKPCIIPQEGGVSSGFKHAKAEAHRTRLYVCKGKRVVHVKEVPFARSSLNHDSIFILDTKSKIFQFNGSNSSIQERAKALEVVQFIKDTYHDGKCEIAAVEDGRMMADAETGEFWSLFGGFAPLPRKVAGGGDKMVGSHPTKLLCVKKGDPEPVEADSLTRALLASNKCYILDSGTEVFIWMGRNTSIEERKNSSRAAEELVSGPDRPQSHIMRVTEGFEPIVFQAKFDSWPRAAAVAVSEDGRGKVAALLKRQGFNVKGLLKAEPVREEPRPYIDCTGNLQVWRVSGQEKLLLPVSDQSKFYSGDCYIFQYSYSGEDKEEYLVGTWFGKQSVEGERASALSLASQMVEALKFLPVQACIYEGYEPVQFYSIFQRFIVFKGGLSDGYKNYIAENGISDVTNSRNSIALFRVQGSGPENMQAIQVEAVGSSLNSSYCYILYRGSTVFTWFGSLTTTDHQELVERFLDMIKPNCQSKPHKEGAESELFWGLLGGKTEYPSQKIAMVVESDPHLFSCTYSKEILKVDEIYNFGQDDLMAEDIDILSCHSQIFVWVGQQVDPKTKLHALKIGEKFLEIDFFHEKLSRETPIYIVMEGSEPPFFTRFFSWDSAKSDMHGNSFQRKLALVKNDGAAAINKPKRRAPVMYGGRSSSVPEKAQRSRSVSFSPDRVRVRGRSPAFNALAANFENPSARNLSTPPPMVRRLYPKSVTTESSRLASKNAAIAALSASFEQPPPAREAIIPRSFKGVSKPIPELDKKETSMSNRIESLTIVEDAKEGEVEDEEGLTIHPYESLTTTSSSPASDIDVTKRETYLSMTEFKEKFGMTKDAFYKLPKWKQNKLKMALHLF from the exons ATGGCGGTCTCTATGAGAAATTTAGACCAAGCTTTTCAAGGTGCTGGCCAGAAAGC TGGGGTTGAAGTATGGCGCATCGAGAATTCTCGCCCTGTTCTTGTACCAAAATCATCTCACGGAAAATTTTTCATGGGAGATTCCTATATAGTCCTCGAG ACCTCATCCTTAAAAAATGGTACTTTGCGGCATGATATTCATTATTGGCTTGGTAAGGATACCACTCAG GATGAAGCTGGTACTGCAGCCATCAAAACCGTTGAATTGGATGCAGCCCTTGGAGGACGTGCTGTCCAGTACCGTGAAGTGCAAGGTTACGAGACAGAGAAGTTCTTATCATATTTCAAACCCTGCATTATACCACAAGAAGGCGGAGTTTCCTCTGGCTTCAAACATGCCAAGGCTGAAGCACACCGCACTCGGTTGTATGTTTGCAAAGGAAAACGAGTTGTTCATGTTAAAGAG GTTCCTTTTGCTCGATCTTCACTTAACCATGATAGTATTTTCATTCTTGATACCAAGTCTAAAATATTCCAATTCAATGGATCCAACTCATCCATTCAAGAGAGAGCCAAAGCATTGGAAGTAGTTCAATTCATTAAAGATACATATCATGACGGAAAATGTGAGATAGCCGCCGTTG AGGATGGCAGAATGATGGCAGACGCTGAAACAGGGGAATTTTGGAGTTTATTTGGTGGTTTTGCTCCACTTCCAAGAAAAGTAGCCGGTGGAGGTGATAAAATGGTCGGTTCACATCCAACAAAACTACTATG TGTTAAGAAGGGCGACCCCGAACCTGTTGAGGCTGATTCTTTAACTAGGGCGCTGTTAGCTTCAAATAAATGTTACATTCTTGACAGCGGGACAGAAGTTTTTATATGGATGGGAAGAAATACCTCtattgaagaaaggaaaaattccAGCAGAGCTGCAGAA GAGCTAGTTAGCGGTCCTGATCGTCCACAATCGCACATAATGCGGGTGACTGAAGGCTTTGAACCTATTGTGTTCCAAGCCAAGTTTGATTCGTGGCCTCGAGCAGCTGCTGTAGCTGTGTCAGAGGATGGTAGAGGCAAGGTTGCTG CACTTTTGAAACGCCAAGGATTTAATGTGAAGGGTCTTTTGAAAGCTGAACCTGTAAGAGAGGAACCTCGGCCTTACATTGATTGTACAGGAAATCTACAG GTGTGGCGTGTCAGTGGCCAGGAAAAGCTTCTACTTCCTGTCTCTgatcaatcaaaattttacaGTGGAGATTGCTATATTTTCCAATATTCTTACTCGGGAGAAGACAAGGAAGAATATCTGGTTGGAACATGGTTTGGTAAACAAAGTGTTGAG GGAGAAAGAGCTTCTGCTTTATCGCTGGCCAGCCAGATGGTGGAAGCACTGAAGTTCTTGCCTGTCCAG GCTTGTATTTATGAAGGATATGAACCAGTCCAGttctattcaatttttcagagatttattgtttttaag GGTGGGTTGAGTGATGGATACAAGAATTACATTGCAGAAAATGGCATTTCAGACGTGACAAATTCGAGAAACAGTATTGCATTGTTTCGAGTTCAGGGCTCTGGCCCTGAGAATATGCAAGCAATTCAAGTTGAAGCA GTTGGATCCTCTTTGAATTCCTCTTATTGTTACATTTTGTATAGAGGGTCCACTGTTTTTACTTGGTTTGGAAGCCTTACCACCACTGATCACCAGGAGCTTGTTGAAAGATTTCTGGATATGATCAAG CCAAACTGTCAATCCAAGCCGCACAAGGAAGGCGCAGAGTCTGAACTATTTTGGGGTTTGTTGGGAGGAAAAACGGAATACCCAAGTCAGAAAATTGCAATGGTTGTTGAGAGCGATCCACACTTGTTTTCTTGCACTTATTCAAAAG AAATTTTGAAG GTTGATGAGATATACAACTTTGGGCAAGATGATTTGATGGCAGAAGATATTGACATTCTTAGTTGTCACTCTCAGATCTTTGTTTGGGTTGGGCAACAGGTTGACCCCAAGACTAAACTGCATGCTTTAAAAATTGGGGAG AAATTTCTtgagattgatttttttcatgaaaaattATCACGCGAAACTCCGATATATATCGTCATGGAAGGAAGTGAACCGCCTTTCTTCACACGTTTCTTCTCATGGGATTCTGCAAAATCTGAC ATGCACGGAAATTCGTTTCAGAGAAAGCTTGCATTAGTTAAAAATGATGGTGCTGCTGCTATAAAT AAACCGAAGCGGAGAGCTCCTGTAATGTATGGAGGGAGGTCGAGTAGTGTGCCAGAGAAAGCACAGCGGTCGAGGAGTGTGTCGTTTAGTCCCGATCGAGTTCGTGTGAGAGGAAGGTCACCTGCTTTCAATGCATTAGCTGCAAACTTTGAGAACCCAAGTGCTAGAAATCTTTCTACTCCTCCTCCAATGGTTAGAAGGCTGTACCCCAAATCTGTTACTACTGAGTCATCAAGGCTGGCTTCTAAAAATGCAGCCATAGCAGCACTTAGTGCAAGTTTCGAACAGCCACCGCCCGCTCGAGAAGCTATTATACCTCGCTCTTTCAAGG GTGTCTCCAAGCCTATCCCAGAGTTGGACAAGAAGGAGACCTCCATGAGCAACAGAATAGAATCTCTTACTATAGTGGAAGATGCAAAGGAGGGCGAAGTTGAAGACGAGGAAGGTCTCACAATACATCCATACGAATCCCTTACAACGACATCGAGTTCTCCAGCTTCAGACATCGACGTGACGAAGCGAGAG ACATATCTATCAATGACGGAGTTCAAGGAGAAATTTGGAATGACAAAGGATGCTTTCTATAAGCTACCTAAATGGAAgcagaacaaacttaaaatggCCTTGCATCTGTTCTAG
- the LOC111780593 gene encoding villin-4-like isoform X1, whose protein sequence is MAVSMRNLDQAFQGAGQKAGVEVWRIENSRPVLVPKSSHGKFFMGDSYIVLETSSLKNGTLRHDIHYWLGKDTTQDEAGTAAIKTVELDAALGGRAVQYREVQGYETEKFLSYFKPCIIPQEGGVSSGFKHAKAEAHRTRLYVCKGKRVVHVKEVPFARSSLNHDSIFILDTKSKIFQFNGSNSSIQERAKALEVVQFIKDTYHDGKCEIAAVEDGRMMADAETGEFWSLFGGFAPLPRKVAGGGDKMVGSHPTKLLCVKKGDPEPVEADSLTRALLASNKCYILDSGTEVFIWMGRNTSIEERKNSSRAAEELVSGPDRPQSHIMRVTEGFEPIVFQAKFDSWPRAAAVAVSEDGRGKVAALLKRQGFNVKGLLKAEPVREEPRPYIDCTGNLQVWRVSGQEKLLLPVSDQSKFYSGDCYIFQYSYSGEDKEEYLVGTWFGKQSVEGERASALSLASQMVEALKFLPVQACIYEGYEPVQFYSIFQRFIVFKGGLSDGYKNYIAENGISDVTNSRNSIALFRVQGSGPENMQAIQVEAVGSSLNSSYCYILYRGSTVFTWFGSLTTTDHQELVERFLDMIKPNCQSKPHKEGAESELFWGLLGGKTEYPSQKIAMVVESDPHLFSCTYSKEILKVDEIYNFGQDDLMAEDIDILSCHSQIFVWVGQQVDPKTKLHALKIGEKFLEIDFFHEKLSRETPIYIVMEGSEPPFFTRFFSWDSAKSDMHGNSFQRKLALVKNDGAAAINKPKRRAPVMYGGRSSSVPEKAQRSRSVSFSPDRVRVRGRSPAFNALAANFENPSARNLSTPPPMVRRLYPKSVTTESSRLASKNAAIAALSASFEQPPPAREAIIPRSFKGTLGVSKPIPELDKKETSMSNRIESLTIVEDAKEGEVEDEEGLTIHPYESLTTTSSSPASDIDVTKRETYLSMTEFKEKFGMTKDAFYKLPKWKQNKLKMALHLF, encoded by the exons ATGGCGGTCTCTATGAGAAATTTAGACCAAGCTTTTCAAGGTGCTGGCCAGAAAGC TGGGGTTGAAGTATGGCGCATCGAGAATTCTCGCCCTGTTCTTGTACCAAAATCATCTCACGGAAAATTTTTCATGGGAGATTCCTATATAGTCCTCGAG ACCTCATCCTTAAAAAATGGTACTTTGCGGCATGATATTCATTATTGGCTTGGTAAGGATACCACTCAG GATGAAGCTGGTACTGCAGCCATCAAAACCGTTGAATTGGATGCAGCCCTTGGAGGACGTGCTGTCCAGTACCGTGAAGTGCAAGGTTACGAGACAGAGAAGTTCTTATCATATTTCAAACCCTGCATTATACCACAAGAAGGCGGAGTTTCCTCTGGCTTCAAACATGCCAAGGCTGAAGCACACCGCACTCGGTTGTATGTTTGCAAAGGAAAACGAGTTGTTCATGTTAAAGAG GTTCCTTTTGCTCGATCTTCACTTAACCATGATAGTATTTTCATTCTTGATACCAAGTCTAAAATATTCCAATTCAATGGATCCAACTCATCCATTCAAGAGAGAGCCAAAGCATTGGAAGTAGTTCAATTCATTAAAGATACATATCATGACGGAAAATGTGAGATAGCCGCCGTTG AGGATGGCAGAATGATGGCAGACGCTGAAACAGGGGAATTTTGGAGTTTATTTGGTGGTTTTGCTCCACTTCCAAGAAAAGTAGCCGGTGGAGGTGATAAAATGGTCGGTTCACATCCAACAAAACTACTATG TGTTAAGAAGGGCGACCCCGAACCTGTTGAGGCTGATTCTTTAACTAGGGCGCTGTTAGCTTCAAATAAATGTTACATTCTTGACAGCGGGACAGAAGTTTTTATATGGATGGGAAGAAATACCTCtattgaagaaaggaaaaattccAGCAGAGCTGCAGAA GAGCTAGTTAGCGGTCCTGATCGTCCACAATCGCACATAATGCGGGTGACTGAAGGCTTTGAACCTATTGTGTTCCAAGCCAAGTTTGATTCGTGGCCTCGAGCAGCTGCTGTAGCTGTGTCAGAGGATGGTAGAGGCAAGGTTGCTG CACTTTTGAAACGCCAAGGATTTAATGTGAAGGGTCTTTTGAAAGCTGAACCTGTAAGAGAGGAACCTCGGCCTTACATTGATTGTACAGGAAATCTACAG GTGTGGCGTGTCAGTGGCCAGGAAAAGCTTCTACTTCCTGTCTCTgatcaatcaaaattttacaGTGGAGATTGCTATATTTTCCAATATTCTTACTCGGGAGAAGACAAGGAAGAATATCTGGTTGGAACATGGTTTGGTAAACAAAGTGTTGAG GGAGAAAGAGCTTCTGCTTTATCGCTGGCCAGCCAGATGGTGGAAGCACTGAAGTTCTTGCCTGTCCAG GCTTGTATTTATGAAGGATATGAACCAGTCCAGttctattcaatttttcagagatttattgtttttaag GGTGGGTTGAGTGATGGATACAAGAATTACATTGCAGAAAATGGCATTTCAGACGTGACAAATTCGAGAAACAGTATTGCATTGTTTCGAGTTCAGGGCTCTGGCCCTGAGAATATGCAAGCAATTCAAGTTGAAGCA GTTGGATCCTCTTTGAATTCCTCTTATTGTTACATTTTGTATAGAGGGTCCACTGTTTTTACTTGGTTTGGAAGCCTTACCACCACTGATCACCAGGAGCTTGTTGAAAGATTTCTGGATATGATCAAG CCAAACTGTCAATCCAAGCCGCACAAGGAAGGCGCAGAGTCTGAACTATTTTGGGGTTTGTTGGGAGGAAAAACGGAATACCCAAGTCAGAAAATTGCAATGGTTGTTGAGAGCGATCCACACTTGTTTTCTTGCACTTATTCAAAAG AAATTTTGAAG GTTGATGAGATATACAACTTTGGGCAAGATGATTTGATGGCAGAAGATATTGACATTCTTAGTTGTCACTCTCAGATCTTTGTTTGGGTTGGGCAACAGGTTGACCCCAAGACTAAACTGCATGCTTTAAAAATTGGGGAG AAATTTCTtgagattgatttttttcatgaaaaattATCACGCGAAACTCCGATATATATCGTCATGGAAGGAAGTGAACCGCCTTTCTTCACACGTTTCTTCTCATGGGATTCTGCAAAATCTGAC ATGCACGGAAATTCGTTTCAGAGAAAGCTTGCATTAGTTAAAAATGATGGTGCTGCTGCTATAAAT AAACCGAAGCGGAGAGCTCCTGTAATGTATGGAGGGAGGTCGAGTAGTGTGCCAGAGAAAGCACAGCGGTCGAGGAGTGTGTCGTTTAGTCCCGATCGAGTTCGTGTGAGAGGAAGGTCACCTGCTTTCAATGCATTAGCTGCAAACTTTGAGAACCCAAGTGCTAGAAATCTTTCTACTCCTCCTCCAATGGTTAGAAGGCTGTACCCCAAATCTGTTACTACTGAGTCATCAAGGCTGGCTTCTAAAAATGCAGCCATAGCAGCACTTAGTGCAAGTTTCGAACAGCCACCGCCCGCTCGAGAAGCTATTATACCTCGCTCTTTCAAGG GGACGCTAGGTGTCTCCAAGCCTATCCCAGAGTTGGACAAGAAGGAGACCTCCATGAGCAACAGAATAGAATCTCTTACTATAGTGGAAGATGCAAAGGAGGGCGAAGTTGAAGACGAGGAAGGTCTCACAATACATCCATACGAATCCCTTACAACGACATCGAGTTCTCCAGCTTCAGACATCGACGTGACGAAGCGAGAG ACATATCTATCAATGACGGAGTTCAAGGAGAAATTTGGAATGACAAAGGATGCTTTCTATAAGCTACCTAAATGGAAgcagaacaaacttaaaatggCCTTGCATCTGTTCTAG